One part of the Parasphingorhabdus sp. SCSIO 66989 genome encodes these proteins:
- a CDS encoding FeoA family protein, translating into MFLDQLSPGHSAEITDIAWDQLSDDEGRRLRALGIYEGQRVAVRHRGVFFGRDPIALDIGRTTIAIRRMHARLIGVAEATSAEETGQ; encoded by the coding sequence ATGTTCCTCGACCAGCTTTCCCCCGGCCACAGTGCCGAGATCACCGATATTGCATGGGACCAGCTTTCCGATGATGAAGGCCGCCGGTTGCGGGCGCTCGGCATCTATGAGGGGCAGCGGGTCGCTGTACGGCATCGCGGGGTGTTTTTCGGGCGCGACCCGATCGCACTGGACATTGGTCGCACCACTATTGCGATCCGACGGATGCACGCCAGACTGATCGGTGTTGCCGAGGCGACGAGTGCTGAGGAGACAGGCCAATGA
- the feoB gene encoding ferrous iron transporter B: MTAAQPLIALVGNPNAGKSALFNALTGARQKIANYPGVTVERKAGRMALADGRPAEIIDLPGSYSLNPTSPDEAVTRKVVMGEQEGERQPDLIILVIDATNMEQHLAFALEVLALGRPVVMALNMVDLAARDGLTIDPARLSAQLDIPVVETVAVRRRGLEELNTAISERLSASDATHQLPITPGAPMRERRRLAETIAREAIVGETTSRRLSQQADAILLHPIFGPLILLALLFVIFQAVFSWADPLMGLIESGAEALSGLVTATLPEGFFRDLITEGLIAGVGSVVVFLPQILILFLFILLMEASGYMARAAFIMDRLMALVGLSGRSFIPLLSSFACAIPGIMATRSISDSRDRLTTILIAPLMTCSARLPVYTVIIGAFIPNTSIATGVGLQGLVLFGLYLFGVVGAMLVAWVLRATVTRGAAGGFLMEMPKYQVPRLRDVLLGLWQRAWIFLRRAGTIIFAVTIGLWLLLSYPQKPVGSDISQVDYSAAGRIAGVIEPVVAPIGFSRDIALALIPAMAAREVAVAALATTYAVDAEDEDEQAVELGQQLAGRWSLPTALAFLAWFVFAPQCLSTIAVTRRETNSWRWPIFMLVYLFALAWIAAGITFWTASALGL; this comes from the coding sequence ATGACCGCCGCGCAGCCTCTCATTGCTTTGGTCGGCAACCCCAATGCCGGCAAAAGCGCGCTGTTCAATGCGCTGACCGGGGCGCGGCAGAAGATTGCCAATTATCCCGGCGTCACGGTGGAGCGCAAAGCCGGACGGATGGCATTGGCCGATGGTCGCCCGGCGGAGATTATCGATCTGCCCGGCAGCTATAGCCTCAACCCGACCAGCCCCGATGAAGCGGTGACGCGCAAGGTGGTGATGGGCGAACAGGAGGGTGAGCGCCAGCCAGACCTGATCATCCTCGTCATTGATGCGACCAATATGGAACAGCATCTCGCCTTTGCGCTCGAGGTGCTGGCGCTGGGCCGTCCGGTGGTGATGGCGCTCAATATGGTCGATCTCGCCGCCCGTGATGGCCTGACGATAGACCCTGCGCGGCTTTCGGCACAGCTGGATATTCCGGTGGTCGAAACCGTGGCTGTGCGGCGTCGCGGCCTTGAAGAGCTGAACACGGCAATAAGCGAGCGCCTGTCGGCAAGTGACGCAACGCACCAATTGCCGATCACCCCGGGCGCACCAATGCGCGAGCGGCGGCGTTTGGCCGAGACCATAGCGCGCGAGGCGATTGTCGGCGAAACAACGAGCCGCCGCCTCTCACAACAGGCCGATGCGATATTACTCCACCCGATCTTTGGGCCGCTGATTCTGTTAGCACTGTTATTCGTTATCTTTCAGGCGGTGTTTAGCTGGGCCGATCCCCTCATGGGCCTGATCGAAAGCGGCGCGGAAGCTCTTTCTGGCCTGGTCACCGCGACATTGCCCGAAGGCTTTTTCCGCGACCTTATCACCGAAGGCCTGATTGCTGGCGTCGGATCGGTGGTCGTGTTCCTGCCGCAAATCCTGATCCTGTTCCTGTTCATCCTGCTGATGGAGGCATCAGGCTATATGGCGCGCGCCGCCTTCATCATGGACCGATTAATGGCACTGGTCGGCCTGTCGGGCCGCTCTTTCATTCCGCTGCTCTCCTCCTTTGCCTGCGCCATTCCGGGCATTATGGCAACGCGCAGTATCTCGGACTCGCGCGACCGTCTCACCACCATCCTGATCGCACCGCTGATGACCTGCTCGGCGCGCCTGCCGGTCTATACCGTGATCATCGGCGCATTTATTCCCAATACCAGCATCGCCACTGGTGTCGGGCTGCAAGGCCTTGTGCTGTTTGGCCTCTATCTCTTCGGCGTGGTCGGCGCGATGCTGGTCGCATGGGTGCTGCGCGCCACTGTCACCCGTGGTGCGGCAGGCGGTTTTCTGATGGAAATGCCGAAATATCAGGTGCCGCGCCTCCGTGATGTGCTGCTCGGCCTGTGGCAGCGGGCATGGATATTCCTGCGTCGCGCCGGCACCATCATCTTTGCCGTCACCATCGGCCTGTGGCTGCTGCTCAGCTATCCGCAAAAGCCGGTAGGCAGCGATATCAGCCAGGTCGATTACAGCGCCGCTGGACGCATTGCCGGAGTGATCGAGCCGGTGGTCGCCCCGATAGGTTTCAGCCGCGATATCGCGCTGGCGCTGATCCCGGCCATGGCCGCGCGCGAAGTAGCCGTTGCCGCACTCGCCACCACCTATGCCGTCGATGCCGAAGATGAGGATGAACAGGCGGTTGAACTGGGTCAGCAGCTTGCCGGACGCTGGTCACTGCCCACCGCGCTGGCGTTTCTCGCCTGGTTCGTTTTTGCGCCGCAATGCCTCTCCACCATCGCAGTCACAAGGCGCGAGACCAATAGCTGGCGATGGCCGATTTTCATGCTGGTCTATCTTTTTGCGCTGGCCTGGATTGCGGCGGGGATAACCTTTTGGACGGCTAGTGCATTGGGCCTGTAA
- the ssb gene encoding single-stranded DNA-binding protein gives MAGSVNKVILIGNLGADPEVRSFQNGGRVCNLRIATTDSWKDRNTGERQERTEWHSVAIFQEGLVGVAERYLKKGSKVYIEGALRTRKWQDQSGNDRYTTEVVLQGYGGNLTMLDSPGGGQRGGGGNYGGGNDYGSAGGSGGGSSWGQTSGGSSGGGSGSGGPAGGYDDLDDEVPF, from the coding sequence ATGGCAGGATCGGTCAACAAGGTCATTCTTATCGGCAACCTCGGCGCAGACCCGGAAGTGCGCAGTTTTCAGAATGGCGGGCGCGTCTGCAATTTGCGCATCGCCACCACCGATAGCTGGAAGGATCGCAACACTGGCGAGCGCCAGGAGCGCACCGAATGGCACAGCGTTGCCATTTTTCAGGAAGGCCTTGTAGGCGTAGCCGAGCGCTATCTCAAAAAAGGCTCCAAGGTCTATATTGAAGGCGCCCTGCGCACCCGCAAATGGCAGGACCAGTCAGGCAATGACCGCTACACCACCGAGGTTGTGCTGCAAGGCTATGGCGGCAACCTCACCATGCTCGACAGCCCCGGAGGCGGCCAGCGCGGCGGTGGCGGCAATTATGGTGGCGGTAATGATTATGGCTCAGCCGGTGGTTCCGGCGGCGGATCAAGCTGGGGCCAGACTTCGGGTGGTTCTTCTGGTGGCGGCTCCGGCAGCGGAGGCCCTGCTGGCGGCTATGACGATCTCGACGACGAAGTGCCGTTTTAA
- a CDS encoding MFS transporter has product MKPETSQKSHQQSGTLSTPAMLGYCGGNLGKNILAGSLGLFQLYFMTDILGLAPALAGVLVLLALLWDALLDPLVGLWSDRVYNRFGKYGAFILLGAPLASASFLLFFFLPFLFGSDGAGFWLVLAALLLFRSCYTILDLPHNALIARISPDSRERGKIAVTRFFFSSLSMLMISGASFLIFSDQAGSGEAWLFAQAALVAAGISLAVMWLSWLSVARRDRAGPRQTRRESFSWQAHLAALQLGDVRLLLAAGMLGAFGPPTFMRMLPYMNVYVFADDRAVSTGLLAIVLGQLVSAPVWAWLSHRWNKATTMIAAHGLLILAMLAFLVTVETVGPIFWALTFVMGIAYCGMFSIVWGMGADVIDLIELRTGVRLEAILIGLLVLVMKAGEGLSGAAIGMGLDLAGFSGNSISDQGRSAIIWLACLIPIVAASGAMLCLFRYSLSHAEHARIRAALPG; this is encoded by the coding sequence GTGAAACCAGAGACTTCACAAAAATCACATCAACAAAGCGGGACGCTCTCTACACCCGCCATGCTTGGCTATTGCGGCGGCAATCTTGGCAAGAATATTCTCGCCGGGTCGCTGGGGTTGTTTCAGCTATACTTTATGACCGATATATTGGGGCTGGCCCCGGCGCTAGCCGGGGTTCTGGTGTTGCTGGCGCTGCTCTGGGATGCGCTGCTCGATCCGCTTGTCGGTCTGTGGTCCGACAGGGTCTATAATCGTTTTGGCAAATATGGCGCGTTCATTCTGTTGGGAGCGCCGCTCGCCAGTGCCAGCTTTTTGCTGTTCTTCTTCCTGCCCTTTCTCTTTGGTTCAGATGGTGCAGGTTTCTGGCTCGTGCTGGCGGCACTGCTGCTGTTTCGCAGCTGCTATACCATTTTGGATCTGCCGCATAATGCGCTGATTGCCCGCATATCGCCCGATAGCCGTGAGCGCGGGAAGATTGCGGTAACGCGGTTTTTCTTCAGCTCTTTGAGCATGTTGATGATCAGCGGCGCATCGTTTCTGATCTTTTCGGATCAGGCAGGCTCAGGCGAGGCCTGGCTGTTTGCTCAGGCGGCACTGGTGGCGGCAGGCATCTCGCTGGCGGTGATGTGGCTGTCATGGCTGTCGGTTGCACGGCGCGATCGTGCAGGGCCGCGACAAACACGCCGCGAGTCATTCTCCTGGCAGGCGCATCTGGCCGCATTGCAATTGGGTGATGTGCGCCTGTTGCTGGCGGCAGGGATGCTCGGCGCTTTCGGGCCACCGACTTTCATGCGCATGCTGCCCTATATGAATGTCTATGTCTTTGCTGACGACCGTGCTGTTTCCACCGGGCTGCTCGCCATCGTCCTTGGTCAACTGGTGTCGGCACCGGTCTGGGCCTGGCTGTCGCATCGGTGGAACAAGGCCACCACCATGATTGCGGCGCACGGCCTGTTGATCCTGGCGATGCTGGCGTTTCTTGTGACGGTAGAGACCGTCGGCCCCATATTCTGGGCGCTGACCTTTGTCATGGGTATTGCCTATTGCGGTATGTTCTCGATTGTCTGGGGCATGGGCGCAGATGTGATTGATCTGATCGAACTGCGCACCGGGGTGCGGTTGGAGGCGATCCTGATCGGCCTGCTGGTGCTGGTTATGAAGGCGGGAGAGGGGCTAAGCGGTGCCGCTATTGGCATGGGGCTTGATCTGGCAGGCTTTAGCGGTAACAGCATCAGCGATCAGGGACGCAGCGCGATCATCTGGCTTGCCTGCCTGATCCCGATCGTTGCGGCCAGCGGGGCCATGCTGTGTCTCTTTCGCTATTCGCTCAGCCATGCCGAACATGCGCGCATTCGTGCGGCGCTTCCAGGCTAG
- a CDS encoding YdcF family protein, which translates to MAALLLLGSSAVPGHALAEQASAEAHLAAQPLADPKLVASRVFPLAHRLASKDLAPMLADNVLLRSVLAERVRRIDHEVERCGTDTACTYRALQWTADETEEAGSVLRTALDASSALPLLAKNMRASGEFARHAALDDGALLDQAWRDLVAAQNHIIAIYGLGEEPRYPRIDAISFDPQSEDFAKLTVELLGWLRHTRGDATTLADDPGYRTALHLLHVNMRENAGYFPDLHSHHNRAAQNAVAAIDWSVFRYSAILVLGDGPDAPGQRVGSFGKIRLAHAARLYHSGLAPLLIVSGGNVHPARTPINEALEMKRVLMQRYAVPEAAIIMEPYARHTTTNFRNAARLMLRYGVPTDKLALVSTSTGHSRYAQSEEFRRRCIEELGYVPREFVERISPYDYSFRINPLSTHRDARDPLDP; encoded by the coding sequence ATGGCCGCGCTACTTCTGTTGGGCAGCAGTGCCGTGCCCGGCCACGCTCTGGCAGAGCAAGCAAGTGCAGAGGCGCATCTTGCTGCGCAGCCACTTGCTGATCCGAAGCTGGTCGCCTCACGGGTCTTCCCGTTGGCGCACCGGCTTGCCAGCAAAGATCTGGCGCCGATGCTGGCAGACAATGTGCTGCTGCGCTCGGTGCTGGCGGAGCGGGTGCGGCGCATAGACCATGAGGTAGAGCGCTGCGGGACGGATACGGCCTGCACATATCGCGCTCTGCAATGGACAGCCGATGAGACTGAGGAGGCCGGTTCTGTTCTGCGCACCGCGCTGGATGCATCGTCGGCACTGCCATTGCTTGCCAAAAATATGCGGGCCAGCGGTGAATTTGCCCGACATGCCGCACTTGATGATGGCGCGCTGCTCGATCAGGCTTGGCGCGACCTGGTGGCGGCGCAGAACCATATCATAGCCATTTATGGCCTCGGCGAAGAACCACGCTATCCCCGGATTGATGCGATATCCTTTGATCCGCAATCAGAGGATTTCGCCAAGCTCACCGTCGAGTTACTCGGCTGGCTTCGGCATACACGCGGTGATGCAACCACCCTGGCTGATGACCCCGGCTATCGCACGGCGCTGCATTTGCTGCATGTCAATATGCGTGAAAATGCCGGATACTTCCCCGATCTGCATAGCCATCACAACCGTGCTGCCCAAAATGCCGTGGCGGCGATTGACTGGTCTGTCTTTCGTTACAGCGCCATTTTGGTGCTGGGCGATGGCCCCGATGCGCCGGGGCAGCGCGTTGGCAGCTTTGGCAAAATACGCCTCGCCCATGCCGCGCGGCTCTATCATTCCGGCCTGGCGCCGCTGCTGATTGTATCGGGCGGCAATGTCCATCCGGCGCGCACCCCGATCAATGAGGCGCTGGAGATGAAACGCGTGCTGATGCAACGCTATGCTGTGCCAGAGGCCGCGATCATAATGGAGCCCTATGCCCGCCATACCACCACCAACTTTCGCAATGCCGCACGGCTGATGCTGCGCTATGGCGTGCCCACGGATAAATTGGCGCTGGTTTCTACCAGTACCGGCCATAGCCGCTACGCCCAAAGTGAAGAGTTCCGCCGCCGCTGTATCGAGGAGCTGGGCTATGTTCCGCGCGAATTCGTTGAACGGATATCACCCTATGATTACAGCTTCCGCATCAACCCGCTCAGCACTCATAGAGATGCCCGCGACCCGCTGGATCCATAG
- a CDS encoding TonB-dependent receptor, giving the protein MRKQHFYRILGGSLIAMAWTMAVPAQAADNGDSENAEDNIEQNETAEDASGEEGIIQGETIVVTGTRARGREELNKKVERDVVSDSLSQDEIAAVPDFNVADALRRIPGVAAEFDEDEGRFVNVRGIDANLNYVTFDGIGVPSSGSFGGGGRNVNIEFFPSTAVKRLDVYKTFTPDMDGSSIGGYVDVVTRSAFDSDDPTFLVARVTGSYFTANDIAEDSDEQEQAFRLESTFSQRFGAEDEFGIVLTGLYGQRPREQDRLFTVGGIENRFDNVTPPTRFDSSLTSNNQERYGGNGKFEYSKNDVYASVGGYFYRQQENEVRYRNNLRFSANDLIETGPDQAQLANGRMELNFDDFPIRTQGFGVQGHFEALIGDRVNFDADIGWAEQNFDHDTPALVFRTPFVPELGVDIDASTTVPTRSTFNDPSYFRDPENYALSFIRQRDLNTDEQVLNALMNIGYNNLAGDRGFGFKTGIAYRNLERVRDNEEFRFSADEFNELSANTSLAPLLANDNFTSDYSPDAFLFYDGQAVNAFFDSLNIPRDDRRSTTPDFNYEEDIIGAYGMVTYRTDNLDIIAGVRYEHTDFRAGAQAEVQAVSGSFDNFLPSINVKWELANNLFLRGAYSRTLGRPNPNDLAVTTIDTPAEETDEGIRRIRRGNPDLQPRISDNFDLSLEYYFNNGEGLLSAAIFRKEIDGDIFFTETEGELDGEPVIFAQNTNASNSMVQGLELQAYVGTMPFLPPVLQGLGFSGNVTFLDGETTFLDGTTLDRRIRQADLIANASLFYNTGDFEARVVYNYTDDFLIRANRTDDGFEQIDASLRYYITDNFLVSLEGRNLTNSRRRQWTGENFDLLFGETIIGRQFHLGLTFRY; this is encoded by the coding sequence ATGAGAAAGCAGCATTTCTACCGAATACTGGGTGGCAGTCTGATCGCGATGGCATGGACTATGGCCGTCCCCGCACAGGCCGCAGACAATGGCGATAGCGAAAACGCCGAAGACAATATTGAGCAGAACGAAACGGCTGAGGATGCTTCTGGCGAGGAAGGCATCATTCAGGGCGAAACCATCGTGGTCACCGGCACCCGCGCAAGGGGTCGGGAAGAGCTTAATAAAAAGGTCGAACGCGACGTCGTGTCCGATTCCTTGTCACAGGATGAGATCGCGGCGGTGCCCGATTTCAATGTCGCCGACGCGCTGCGCCGGATTCCCGGTGTTGCCGCCGAATTTGACGAGGATGAAGGCCGTTTCGTCAATGTGCGTGGCATCGACGCCAATCTCAACTATGTCACCTTTGATGGCATTGGCGTACCATCGTCCGGCTCCTTTGGCGGTGGCGGGCGCAATGTGAATATCGAGTTCTTCCCGTCAACAGCGGTCAAGCGGCTGGATGTCTACAAGACCTTCACACCCGATATGGATGGCAGTTCGATCGGCGGCTATGTCGATGTTGTCACTCGCTCGGCCTTTGACTCAGATGATCCAACCTTTCTGGTAGCGCGAGTCACCGGCAGCTATTTTACCGCCAATGATATTGCAGAGGATTCAGATGAGCAGGAGCAGGCCTTCCGTCTCGAAAGCACCTTTTCGCAGCGTTTCGGCGCAGAGGATGAATTCGGCATTGTCCTTACAGGCCTTTATGGCCAGCGGCCGCGCGAACAGGACCGGTTGTTTACTGTAGGCGGCATTGAAAACCGGTTTGACAATGTCACACCGCCGACCCGCTTTGATTCCTCGCTGACCTCCAACAATCAGGAGCGCTATGGCGGCAATGGCAAGTTCGAATATAGCAAGAATGATGTCTATGCCTCGGTTGGCGGTTATTTTTATCGCCAACAGGAAAATGAGGTTCGATATCGCAACAATCTGCGCTTCTCCGCCAATGATCTGATCGAAACCGGCCCTGATCAGGCGCAGCTTGCCAATGGCCGGATGGAGCTCAACTTTGATGACTTCCCAATCCGCACCCAGGGTTTTGGCGTGCAGGGCCATTTTGAGGCGCTGATCGGCGACCGGGTCAATTTTGATGCCGATATTGGCTGGGCCGAGCAGAATTTTGACCATGACACCCCGGCGCTGGTGTTCCGCACACCATTCGTGCCGGAGCTCGGGGTGGATATCGACGCCTCGACCACGGTGCCGACACGCTCAACCTTCAATGATCCGTCCTATTTCCGCGATCCGGAAAACTATGCGCTGTCGTTTATCCGCCAGCGTGATCTCAACACGGATGAGCAGGTGCTCAATGCGTTGATGAACATCGGCTATAATAATCTCGCCGGTGATCGCGGCTTTGGCTTCAAGACGGGTATTGCCTATCGTAATCTTGAACGTGTGCGCGACAATGAGGAATTTCGTTTCTCGGCAGACGAGTTCAACGAACTCTCGGCCAACACCTCTCTGGCTCCGCTGCTCGCCAATGACAATTTTACTTCGGATTATTCGCCCGATGCTTTCCTTTTCTATGATGGTCAGGCGGTGAACGCGTTCTTTGACTCGCTCAATATACCGCGTGATGATCGGCGTTCGACAACGCCCGATTTCAACTATGAGGAAGATATTATCGGCGCCTATGGCATGGTGACCTACCGCACCGACAATCTCGATATCATTGCGGGCGTGCGCTATGAGCATACCGATTTCCGCGCTGGCGCCCAGGCTGAGGTCCAGGCGGTGAGCGGCTCGTTTGACAATTTCCTGCCCTCAATAAACGTCAAATGGGAGTTGGCGAATAATCTCTTCCTGCGCGGTGCCTATAGCCGCACTCTGGGGCGGCCCAATCCGAATGATCTGGCGGTTACTACTATTGATACGCCGGCAGAGGAGACCGATGAGGGCATCCGCCGCATCCGCCGCGGCAACCCCGACTTGCAACCGCGTATCTCGGACAATTTCGATCTCTCGCTCGAATATTATTTCAACAATGGCGAGGGCCTGTTGTCAGCGGCGATCTTCCGCAAGGAGATCGATGGCGACATCTTCTTCACCGAAACCGAGGGGGAGCTGGATGGTGAGCCGGTGATCTTTGCCCAGAACACCAATGCGTCCAACTCAATGGTGCAGGGTCTCGAACTGCAGGCCTATGTCGGCACCATGCCTTTTCTGCCGCCGGTGCTACAGGGGCTTGGCTTTTCCGGCAATGTCACCTTCCTAGATGGCGAGACCACCTTTCTGGACGGCACCACGCTTGACCGGCGGATAAGGCAGGCTGATCTGATCGCCAACGCCTCTTTGTTCTACAATACCGGTGATTTCGAGGCCCGTGTCGTCTATAACTATACCGATGATTTCCTTATCCGCGCCAACCGCACCGATGATGGCTTTGAGCAGATCGATGCATCTCTGCGCTACTATATTACCGACAATTTCCTCGTTTCACTGGAAGGGCGAAACCTCACCAACTCGCGTCGGCGCCAATGGACCGGAGAGAATTTCGATCTGCTCTTTGGCGAAACGATTATCGGCCGCCAGTTCCATCTGGGGCTGACCTTCCGCTATTGA
- a CDS encoding ROK family transcriptional regulator, whose translation MALSLKLNESHRRVLRLIRQHQPVTRAALGKISGLGSGPITQLTRDLLLAGLIGEGERIRGGRGQPALPLKLEPGGALSFGVAMSPGRIRIVAVDFTGALVDDHIADMPSNGPESVAMLVQEHIDQISRKVRLFDADRILGLGFAVPGYFFADHEHMRLVDEHASWRDINLTAYFSEALNLPCFMENDATAAALAEYYHAPSETRCLITLLINYGIGGGLVLEGRPFRGGHGNAGEIGAFFPLDKARPSGTDLLGFMAERGLELPSLETMNWGDSDQAAMGAQWAERAGPQLAELVESAWSWFDPDSIHLSGALPTELLEALVSAMDAPSLFGSFSERPAPKLHASSLGSAVTAMGAAYLPLHEFSGQLE comes from the coding sequence ATGGCTCTCTCGCTTAAACTCAATGAATCGCATCGCCGTGTGTTGCGGCTAATCCGTCAGCATCAGCCGGTGACCCGCGCGGCTTTAGGCAAGATTTCAGGATTGGGCTCCGGGCCGATTACCCAGTTGACGCGTGACCTCTTGCTTGCCGGGCTTATCGGTGAGGGGGAACGTATTCGGGGCGGCCGGGGGCAGCCTGCGCTTCCGCTGAAGCTTGAGCCCGGTGGTGCGCTGAGCTTTGGTGTGGCGATGTCGCCGGGGCGTATTCGCATTGTTGCCGTGGATTTTACCGGCGCGCTGGTGGATGATCACATTGCCGATATGCCCAGCAATGGACCGGAGTCAGTGGCGATGCTGGTGCAGGAGCATATCGATCAGATTTCGCGCAAGGTGCGGCTGTTTGACGCTGATCGGATCTTGGGTCTGGGATTCGCGGTACCGGGGTATTTCTTTGCCGATCATGAGCATATGCGGCTTGTCGATGAGCATGCCTCATGGCGCGATATCAACCTTACTGCCTATTTCTCAGAAGCTTTGAACCTGCCCTGTTTTATGGAGAATGATGCCACCGCGGCGGCCTTGGCGGAGTATTATCATGCGCCGAGCGAGACCCGCTGCCTGATTACGCTGCTGATCAACTATGGCATTGGCGGCGGATTGGTGTTGGAGGGACGACCGTTTCGCGGCGGCCATGGCAATGCCGGAGAGATAGGCGCGTTTTTCCCGCTCGATAAGGCGCGGCCGTCAGGCACTGATCTGCTTGGCTTTATGGCCGAGCGGGGGCTGGAGCTGCCCTCGCTGGAGACAATGAACTGGGGCGATAGCGATCAGGCGGCAATGGGCGCACAATGGGCAGAGCGGGCAGGGCCACAACTGGCAGAGCTCGTGGAATCGGCCTGGTCCTGGTTTGACCCTGACAGTATCCATCTGTCGGGCGCGCTGCCGACCGAGCTGCTCGAGGCTTTGGTGTCGGCCATGGACGCGCCGAGCCTGTTTGGCAGCTTTTCAGAGCGTCCCGCGCCAAAATTGCACGCATCATCCCTGGGCAGCGCGGTTACCGCCATGGGAGCGGCCTATCTACCGCTGCATGAGTTTTCGGGGCAGCTCGAATAA